A genomic segment from Myxococcus stipitatus encodes:
- a CDS encoding energy transducer TonB, whose amino-acid sequence MSQAVVDDRALLPRRERTLGVVGLFLLASLALHGVGFWYLSHVAERPRPVAQRPVELVMVEVQKPPPPPPPEEKKEEPKPPPPKPKPVKPPPVKVAEAPKPQPPPPEQAPPPPNEPPPTPQAKPPPLVVGMTMSSTTSAGSFAAPVGNTSYGKVDGTAKDPKDVKAYSAPKYTPIYQVDSEPSVASEVKIPYPEEARRAGIEGTVTMSITIDHEGRVVAVKVLSGPGYGLNEAARDAIKRFRFKPAIKGGEPVSTEMKYSYTFLLD is encoded by the coding sequence ATGAGCCAGGCGGTCGTCGATGACAGGGCCCTGCTCCCGCGCCGCGAGCGCACGCTCGGGGTGGTGGGCCTCTTCCTGCTCGCGTCGCTCGCGCTGCATGGCGTGGGCTTCTGGTACCTGAGCCACGTCGCCGAGCGGCCGCGCCCCGTCGCCCAGCGCCCGGTGGAGCTGGTCATGGTGGAGGTCCAGAAGCCGCCCCCGCCCCCGCCTCCCGAGGAGAAGAAGGAGGAGCCCAAGCCGCCCCCGCCCAAGCCCAAGCCAGTGAAGCCCCCGCCGGTGAAGGTGGCCGAGGCCCCCAAGCCCCAGCCGCCTCCGCCCGAGCAGGCCCCGCCGCCCCCCAACGAGCCGCCGCCCACGCCCCAGGCCAAGCCGCCGCCGCTCGTGGTGGGCATGACGATGTCGTCCACCACCAGCGCCGGCAGCTTCGCCGCGCCCGTGGGCAACACGTCCTACGGCAAGGTGGACGGCACCGCGAAGGACCCCAAGGACGTGAAGGCGTACTCCGCGCCGAAGTACACGCCCATCTACCAGGTCGACTCCGAACCCTCCGTCGCCTCCGAGGTGAAGATTCCCTACCCGGAGGAGGCCCGGCGCGCCGGCATCGAGGGCACCGTGACGATGTCCATCACCATCGACCACGAGGGCCGCGTCGTCGCCGTGAAGGTGCTCTCGGGCCCCGGCTACGGCCTCAACGAGGCGGCGCGCGACGCCATCAAGCGCTTCCGCTTCAAGCCCGCCATCAAGGGCGGCGAACCCGTCTCCACGGAGATGAAGTACTCGTACACCTTCCTGCTGGATTGA
- a CDS encoding ExbD/TolR family protein, producing the protein MAGGAQQDNEEEITGINVTPLVDIVLVLLIIFMVTANFIVRETVEVDLPRAANGGETVQGLVNVVLDKQGKLYFDGAEVSEMDLSRKVAEAVAKDKDTRAIISADQTIAYGQVMRLIDTVKGQGIAKFALNIEKDAAPAAVPSTP; encoded by the coding sequence ATGGCCGGAGGCGCCCAGCAGGACAACGAAGAGGAAATCACCGGCATCAACGTCACGCCGCTGGTGGACATCGTGCTGGTGCTGCTCATCATCTTCATGGTGACGGCCAACTTCATCGTCCGAGAGACGGTGGAGGTGGACCTGCCTCGCGCGGCCAACGGCGGCGAGACGGTGCAGGGCCTGGTCAACGTGGTGCTCGACAAGCAGGGCAAGCTCTACTTCGACGGCGCCGAGGTCAGCGAGATGGACCTGTCGCGCAAGGTGGCGGAGGCGGTGGCCAAGGACAAGGACACCCGCGCCATCATCAGCGCCGACCAGACCATCGCGTATGGCCAGGTGATGCGGCTCATCGACACGGTGAAGGGCCAGGGCATCGCGAAGTTCGCGCTCAACATCGAGAAGGACGCGGCCCCGGCGGCCGTGCCCTCCACGCCCTAG
- a CDS encoding Rieske 2Fe-2S domain-containing protein, translated as MEPPSDVIRHFHPVLPARALGKKPVRVQVAGFSYALFRDATGRPAALADACPHRFAPLSKGKVRADGRLQCPYHGWRFDAQGHGANPSQPDLRHCDVKSFQVVERHGYLWLAHRDTPESAMPELGGEDYVFGGSFSTLFEAPLHVALDNFSEDEHTPYVHTRLGWDDPHASEVAFEARNLEDRTEVSYLAPQRPAPLMKLLGVRDGDRFRNEWVVRFDPVHARYTVSWETPDGKQRPFITRANIFFVPETATTTRLHVFSFLRTPVPMLRPLLPASARVAMLLTRWEVRDDARFIPTVADTPYSHKGMRLDKYDKPLVHQRRLMERIYFRHGAVEVSEPAAVPLVREAVGG; from the coding sequence ATGGAGCCACCGTCCGACGTCATCCGGCATTTTCATCCCGTGCTCCCAGCCCGTGCGCTCGGAAAGAAGCCCGTGCGAGTGCAGGTGGCGGGCTTCTCCTACGCCCTCTTCCGTGACGCCACGGGGCGTCCCGCCGCGCTCGCGGATGCCTGTCCCCACCGGTTCGCGCCGCTGTCCAAGGGCAAGGTCCGCGCGGATGGCCGGCTCCAGTGCCCGTACCATGGGTGGCGCTTCGATGCGCAGGGGCATGGCGCCAATCCCAGCCAGCCGGACCTGCGACATTGTGACGTGAAGAGCTTCCAGGTGGTGGAGCGCCACGGCTATCTGTGGCTGGCGCACCGGGACACGCCCGAGTCCGCGATGCCCGAGCTGGGCGGCGAGGACTACGTCTTCGGCGGCAGCTTCTCCACGCTGTTCGAGGCGCCGCTGCACGTCGCGCTCGACAACTTCAGCGAGGACGAGCACACGCCCTACGTCCACACGCGCCTGGGGTGGGACGACCCGCACGCGAGCGAGGTGGCGTTCGAGGCGCGCAACCTCGAGGACCGCACGGAGGTGAGCTATCTGGCGCCGCAGCGGCCCGCGCCGCTGATGAAGCTGCTCGGCGTGCGCGACGGCGACCGGTTCCGCAACGAGTGGGTCGTCCGCTTCGACCCCGTGCACGCGCGGTACACGGTGAGCTGGGAGACGCCGGACGGCAAGCAGCGTCCCTTCATCACCCGCGCCAACATCTTCTTCGTGCCGGAGACGGCGACGACGACGCGGCTGCATGTCTTCTCGTTCCTGCGCACCCCCGTCCCGATGCTGCGGCCGTTGCTGCCGGCGTCGGCCCGGGTGGCCATGCTCCTGACGCGGTGGGAGGTGCGGGACGACGCGCGCTTCATCCCCACGGTCGCGGACACGCCGTACAGCCACAAGGGCATGCGGCTGGACAAGTACGACAAGCCCCTGGTCCACCAGCGCCGGTTGATGGAGCGCATCTACTTCCGGCACGGCGCCGTCGAGGTGTCCGAGCCCGCCGCGGTCCCGCTGGTGCGCGAGGCCGTGGGCGGCTGA
- a CDS encoding MotA/TolQ/ExbB proton channel family protein: protein MTLSLLLAQAGQPELGWLSSKLLGVTLTSAEWVLWILVVLSVLSIAIMLERAVYFARHRLPDSEALAVRLARGDFEAGRKAVEGRTGMEAAVIREALASSAQGADTVEQVIASTMARERPQYERFLSFLGTLGNNAPFIGLFGTVLGIIKAFHDLGAANVKGAAIQQTVMAGISEALVATAVGLAVAIPAVVAFNIFNRQLKTLTSRANALGYALVGSMRAEGRTSESAPRAAEGR, encoded by the coding sequence ATGACGCTCTCCCTTCTCCTGGCCCAGGCAGGGCAACCCGAGCTCGGATGGCTGAGCAGCAAGTTGCTCGGCGTGACGCTCACCTCCGCCGAGTGGGTGCTCTGGATTCTGGTCGTCCTCTCGGTGCTCTCCATCGCCATCATGCTGGAGCGCGCGGTGTACTTCGCCCGCCACCGGCTGCCGGACTCGGAGGCCCTGGCGGTGCGGCTGGCGCGGGGTGACTTCGAGGCGGGCCGCAAGGCGGTGGAGGGCCGCACGGGCATGGAGGCCGCGGTCATCCGCGAGGCGCTCGCCTCCTCCGCGCAGGGCGCGGACACCGTGGAGCAGGTGATTGCCTCCACCATGGCGCGCGAGCGCCCCCAGTACGAGCGCTTCCTGTCGTTCCTGGGCACGCTGGGCAACAACGCGCCGTTCATCGGCCTGTTCGGCACGGTGCTCGGCATCATCAAGGCCTTCCACGACCTGGGCGCCGCCAACGTGAAGGGCGCGGCCATCCAGCAGACCGTCATGGCCGGCATCTCCGAGGCGCTCGTCGCCACGGCCGTGGGTCTCGCGGTGGCCATCCCCGCCGTGGTGGCGTTCAACATCTTCAACCGCCAGCTCAAGACGCTCACCAGCCGCGCCAACGCGCTGGGGTACGCGCTGGTGGGCAGCATGCGCGCCGAGGGCCGGACGTCCGAGTCCGCGCCGCGCGCCGCGGAGGGCCGCTAG
- a CDS encoding methyltransferase family protein, giving the protein MDALLSHRAALPVATLAFLLFAMVLPTLRHRRQSGGSAFVLHQRVNPFQRLVGAGMGLLVVGLTAWSALYATRGGEPLGVWPVPDAVRWAGWSLMGAGLGLVLLAQAQMGASWRIGIDREPTTLVTRGLFTVVRNPIFAGMLWVLTGVVLVTPSAWTVMAWFDAALLVSLQARLEEAHLLRLHGDSYLAYASRVGRFWPGVGRLTPAPDAG; this is encoded by the coding sequence ATGGATGCCCTGCTCTCCCACCGCGCCGCGCTGCCGGTCGCCACGCTCGCCTTCCTCCTGTTCGCCATGGTGCTCCCCACGCTGCGGCATCGCCGCCAGTCCGGAGGCTCGGCGTTCGTGCTGCATCAACGGGTCAACCCGTTCCAGCGCCTCGTCGGCGCGGGCATGGGGCTGCTCGTCGTGGGCCTGACGGCGTGGAGCGCGCTGTACGCGACCCGGGGCGGCGAGCCGCTGGGCGTGTGGCCCGTGCCGGACGCGGTGCGGTGGGCGGGCTGGTCATTGATGGGCGCGGGGCTGGGCCTCGTGCTGCTCGCGCAGGCGCAGATGGGCGCGTCGTGGCGCATCGGCATCGACCGGGAGCCCACCACGCTGGTGACACGCGGCCTGTTCACCGTCGTGCGCAACCCCATCTTCGCCGGCATGCTGTGGGTGCTCACCGGCGTCGTGCTGGTGACGCCGAGCGCGTGGACGGTGATGGCGTGGTTCGACGCCGCGCTGCTCGTGTCCCTCCAGGCGCGGTTGGAGGAAGCACACCTGCTGCGCCTGCATGGCGACAGCTACCTCGCCTATGCGTCCCGCGTGGGGCGCTTCTGGCCTGGCGTGGGGCGGCTGACGCCAGCTCCCGACGCGGGGTGA
- a CDS encoding TolC family protein, whose translation MSSLLALTLAATLAAASPPVLTLEDALVRARKENLDLKAAQARLAQADTASRKAWSGYLPNITVSGAIIRNSDAAIIPAGTLAPVDVVIQPLVQRQLQVEARQAIIAPQLWASIQAAYQSEKVAAYNVEQARREILFGVAQAYYGAAAQAQAVVVQERLVELNSARAKDTKVRFDAGTVTRVALLRAEQDLSRAEQDLIRAKNALASAKLVLATLLALDNAEFEITNPPEPQVPVKTEADVLVQRALENRADVAASREAVELAKTNKRGVWFSYLPTLGVTGTYRAANAAGFTGQSDLWLVTFGASWTLWDGGLREANLSEASARIVEAQATARKSELTTREEVKRSQLDLESALANRLKAEQTVELARESNRLTDVSFKAGVATYLEVADANTALTNAEIGLVSERLQASIAALRLLRSVGAFEARPLDSDLKDPNVTPPTIQPLPAATEGAQQPAAPAQEQAPEQQPAPQQ comes from the coding sequence ATGAGCTCACTTCTGGCGTTGACCCTGGCGGCCACCCTGGCCGCGGCATCGCCCCCGGTGCTGACACTCGAGGACGCCCTGGTTCGAGCCCGTAAGGAGAACCTGGACCTGAAGGCGGCGCAGGCGCGACTGGCGCAGGCAGACACCGCGTCCCGCAAGGCGTGGAGCGGCTACCTGCCCAACATCACCGTCAGCGGCGCCATCATCCGCAACTCCGACGCGGCCATCATCCCCGCCGGCACGCTGGCCCCGGTGGACGTGGTCATCCAGCCGCTGGTGCAGCGGCAGCTCCAGGTCGAAGCGCGCCAGGCCATCATCGCCCCGCAGCTGTGGGCCAGCATCCAGGCCGCGTACCAGAGCGAGAAGGTCGCCGCGTACAACGTGGAGCAGGCGCGGCGCGAAATCCTCTTCGGCGTGGCGCAGGCGTACTACGGCGCGGCGGCGCAGGCCCAGGCGGTGGTGGTGCAGGAGCGGCTGGTGGAGCTCAACTCCGCCCGCGCCAAGGACACCAAGGTGCGCTTCGACGCGGGGACGGTGACGCGCGTGGCGCTCCTGCGCGCCGAGCAGGACCTGTCGCGCGCCGAGCAGGACCTCATCCGCGCGAAGAACGCGCTGGCGTCCGCGAAGCTGGTGCTGGCCACGCTGCTGGCGCTGGACAACGCGGAGTTCGAGATCACCAACCCGCCCGAGCCGCAGGTGCCGGTGAAGACGGAGGCGGACGTGCTGGTGCAGCGCGCGCTGGAGAACCGCGCGGACGTGGCGGCCTCCCGCGAGGCGGTGGAGCTGGCGAAGACGAACAAGCGCGGCGTGTGGTTCAGCTACCTGCCCACGCTGGGCGTGACGGGCACCTACCGCGCGGCCAACGCCGCGGGCTTCACGGGCCAGTCGGACCTGTGGCTCGTCACCTTCGGCGCCAGCTGGACGCTGTGGGACGGCGGCCTGCGCGAGGCCAACCTCTCCGAGGCGTCCGCGCGCATCGTCGAGGCCCAGGCCACCGCGCGCAAGTCGGAGCTGACGACGCGCGAGGAAGTGAAGCGCTCGCAGCTGGACCTGGAGAGCGCCCTGGCCAACCGCCTCAAGGCGGAGCAGACGGTGGAGCTGGCGCGTGAGTCGAACCGGCTCACGGACGTCTCCTTCAAGGCGGGCGTGGCCACCTACCTCGAGGTCGCCGACGCGAACACCGCGCTGACCAACGCCGAAATCGGCCTGGTGAGCGAGCGGCTCCAGGCGAGCATCGCCGCCCTGCGCCTGCTGCGCTCGGTGGGCGCCTTCGAGGCGCGTCCGCTGGACTCGGACCTGAAGGACCCGAACGTGACGCCGCCCACCATCCAGCCGCTGCCGGCCGCGACGGAGGGCGCGCAGCAGCCGGCGGCTCCCGCGCAGGAGCAGGCTCCGGAGCAGCAGCCCGCTCCCCAGCAGTAG
- a CDS encoding RNA polymerase sigma factor, which translates to MGLEPRVIEELVAQRRRFLAFLAPRVGSPEEAEEVLQLALVRGLEKGGGLRDEESAVAWFYRLLRNVLVDRHRRAAREERALEVEAADAPRSTEDVGAWESSVCACVAGLAGTLKPEYAAILQAVDLKGTPVAAFARQEGLTANNAAVRLHRARQALGKRLIALCGTCCTHGCVDCACGPDLPRVADVADE; encoded by the coding sequence ATGGGGCTGGAGCCACGGGTCATCGAGGAGTTGGTGGCGCAGCGTCGCCGGTTCCTCGCCTTCCTCGCGCCGCGCGTGGGCAGTCCGGAGGAGGCGGAGGAGGTGCTCCAGCTCGCCCTGGTGCGGGGGCTGGAGAAGGGCGGCGGGTTGCGCGACGAGGAGAGCGCCGTCGCGTGGTTCTACCGCCTGCTGCGCAACGTGCTGGTGGACCGTCACCGGCGCGCGGCTCGCGAGGAGCGCGCGCTGGAGGTGGAGGCGGCGGACGCGCCTCGCTCCACCGAGGACGTGGGGGCCTGGGAGTCCTCCGTGTGCGCGTGCGTGGCGGGGTTGGCGGGCACGCTGAAGCCCGAGTACGCGGCCATCCTCCAGGCGGTGGACCTGAAGGGCACGCCCGTGGCCGCCTTCGCGCGGCAGGAGGGGCTCACCGCGAACAACGCGGCGGTGCGCCTGCACCGGGCGAGGCAGGCGCTGGGCAAGCGGCTCATCGCGCTGTGCGGCACCTGCTGCACCCACGGCTGCGTGGACTGCGCCTGCGGCCCGGACCTGCCGCGCGTGGCGGATGTCGCAGACGAGTGA
- a CDS encoding alpha-amylase family glycosyl hydrolase gives MSTTDDRPNRLHRSRKDFSESVCKSRGNQVVQRTARSRAAPELFGPAEQLQASGFIPAAALEPFPEPSWRAGMGAIPYDGGTTFRVWAPHAQRVQVVGDFSHWHAVELAREPSGNFSRDIPGAGNGQQYQFIIQGRYGDWRWRNDPRAADVTHSTGNSVILDHRDFIWRYDHDFRMPPRDELVIYELHVGTFHDSPGWGPGHWLSTIDKLDYLKDLGVNAVELMPSAEFAGDFSWGYNPTFPFAPESSYGTPNDLKRFVDEAHRRGIGVIMDVVYNHLGPSDLPHWDFDGETFGRGGVYFYTDWRASTPWGDTRPDYGRHEVRDYLRDNALMWLRDYHMDGLRVDATKEIRTASGVDNPSGWELLRSICEAVKREFPWKLLIAEDMAADPALTHPSGAGFDAQWDAAFVHPVRAALIAPFDEWRDLNAVRDALSFRYNGQATQRVVFTESHDEVANGRSRLPTEVSPYNPGDLLAKKKALLGAVLTLTAPGIPMLFMGQEFLEDGHFDDGDPLDWSKAGWFSGILQAHRDLIRLRRNWHDTTAGLRGEHVHVFHLNHQDKVLAFHRWQHGGPGDDVVVVVNLGHRGFTDYGLGLPSDGPWRVRFNGDWRGYSPDFGDTCVQDVWGSWGGQDGMPARGALSLGAYSAVILSKDR, from the coding sequence ATGTCGACGACAGACGACCGACCGAACAGGCTTCACCGCTCGCGCAAGGACTTCAGCGAGTCGGTCTGCAAGTCCCGCGGCAACCAGGTCGTCCAGCGCACCGCGCGCTCACGCGCCGCGCCGGAGCTCTTCGGCCCGGCGGAGCAGCTCCAGGCCTCGGGGTTCATCCCGGCCGCCGCCCTGGAGCCCTTCCCGGAGCCCTCTTGGCGCGCCGGCATGGGCGCCATCCCCTATGACGGGGGCACCACGTTCCGCGTCTGGGCCCCCCACGCGCAGCGCGTCCAGGTGGTGGGCGACTTCAGCCACTGGCACGCGGTGGAGCTGGCGCGAGAGCCGTCCGGCAACTTCTCCCGCGACATCCCGGGCGCCGGCAATGGCCAGCAGTACCAGTTCATCATCCAGGGACGCTATGGCGACTGGCGCTGGCGCAACGACCCGCGCGCCGCGGACGTCACGCACTCCACCGGCAACAGCGTCATCCTCGACCACCGCGACTTCATCTGGCGCTACGACCACGACTTCCGGATGCCGCCCCGCGACGAGCTCGTCATCTACGAGCTGCACGTGGGCACCTTCCACGACTCGCCGGGCTGGGGCCCCGGCCACTGGCTGAGCACCATCGACAAGCTCGACTACCTGAAGGACCTGGGCGTCAACGCCGTGGAGCTGATGCCCTCCGCCGAGTTCGCCGGGGACTTCTCCTGGGGCTACAACCCCACCTTCCCCTTCGCGCCGGAGAGCTCCTACGGCACGCCCAACGACCTGAAGCGCTTCGTGGACGAGGCGCACCGGCGCGGCATCGGCGTCATCATGGACGTGGTCTACAACCACCTGGGGCCCAGCGACCTGCCGCACTGGGACTTCGACGGAGAGACGTTCGGCCGGGGCGGCGTCTACTTCTACACGGACTGGCGCGCGAGCACGCCCTGGGGCGACACGCGCCCGGACTACGGCCGCCACGAGGTGCGCGACTACCTGCGCGACAACGCCCTGATGTGGCTGCGCGACTACCACATGGACGGGCTGCGCGTGGACGCGACGAAGGAGATTCGCACCGCCAGCGGCGTGGACAACCCGTCCGGCTGGGAGCTGCTGCGCTCCATCTGCGAGGCGGTGAAGCGCGAGTTCCCCTGGAAGCTGCTCATCGCCGAGGACATGGCGGCCGACCCCGCCCTCACCCACCCGTCGGGCGCCGGCTTCGACGCGCAGTGGGACGCGGCCTTCGTCCACCCGGTGCGCGCCGCCCTCATCGCCCCGTTCGACGAGTGGCGCGACCTGAACGCCGTCCGCGACGCGCTCTCGTTCCGCTACAACGGCCAGGCCACGCAGCGCGTCGTCTTCACGGAGAGCCACGACGAGGTGGCCAATGGCCGCAGCCGCCTGCCCACGGAGGTGTCGCCCTACAACCCGGGCGACCTGCTGGCGAAGAAGAAGGCCCTGCTGGGCGCGGTGCTGACGCTGACGGCCCCCGGCATCCCCATGCTCTTCATGGGACAGGAGTTCCTGGAGGACGGCCACTTCGACGACGGCGACCCGCTCGACTGGTCCAAGGCGGGGTGGTTCTCCGGCATCCTCCAGGCGCACCGCGACCTCATCCGCCTGCGGCGCAACTGGCACGACACCACCGCGGGCCTGCGCGGCGAACACGTCCACGTCTTCCACCTCAACCACCAGGACAAGGTGCTCGCCTTCCACCGCTGGCAACACGGCGGCCCGGGTGACGACGTGGTCGTGGTGGTCAACCTGGGCCACCGGGGCTTCACGGACTACGGCCTGGGGCTGCCCTCGGACGGCCCCTGGCGCGTGCGCTTCAACGGCGACTGGCGCGGCTACTCGCCCGACTTCGGGGACACCTGCGTCCAGGACGTCTGGGGGAGCTGGGGCGGCCAGGACGGCATGCCCGCCCGGGGCGCGCTCTCGCTCGGGGCCTACAGCGCGGTCATCCTCTCCAAGGACCGCTGA
- a CDS encoding aldo/keto reductase family protein: protein MHFRHLGRSGLVVSEISFGNWLTHGSQVEEEAALACVKAALDVGITTFDTADVYAGTKAEAVLGRALKGQRRAGYELFTKVFWPTGPGRNDWGLSRKHVMESIDGSLARLQTDYVDLYQAHRFDTATPLEETMLAFADIVRQGKALYIGVSEWTAEQIRQGAALARELRVPFISSQPQYSMLWRVPEAQVIPASVEEGLGQIVWSPMAMGVLTGKYLPGQPPPAGSRATDPNGSRFIARFMKEDVLARVQRLKPLAQEAGLTMAQLAVAWVLQNQAVSSAIIGASRPEQVHDTVKAAGVKLSPDLLRRIDDVLGPIVERDPALTETPDRRR from the coding sequence ATGCACTTCCGCCACCTCGGTCGCAGCGGTCTGGTCGTCAGCGAGATCTCCTTCGGCAACTGGCTCACCCACGGCTCCCAGGTGGAGGAGGAGGCCGCGCTCGCGTGCGTGAAGGCCGCGCTGGACGTGGGCATCACCACCTTCGACACCGCGGACGTGTACGCGGGCACCAAGGCGGAGGCCGTGCTGGGCCGCGCGCTCAAGGGGCAGCGCCGCGCGGGCTACGAGCTGTTCACCAAGGTGTTCTGGCCCACCGGCCCCGGCCGCAACGACTGGGGCCTGTCGCGCAAGCACGTCATGGAGTCCATCGACGGCTCGCTCGCGCGCCTGCAGACGGACTACGTGGACCTGTACCAGGCGCACCGCTTCGACACCGCGACGCCGCTGGAGGAGACGATGCTGGCCTTCGCGGACATCGTCCGTCAGGGCAAGGCGCTCTACATCGGCGTCTCCGAGTGGACCGCGGAGCAGATCCGCCAGGGCGCCGCGCTGGCGCGCGAGCTGCGCGTGCCGTTCATCTCCAGCCAGCCGCAGTACTCCATGCTCTGGCGCGTCCCGGAGGCGCAGGTCATCCCCGCCTCCGTCGAGGAGGGCCTGGGGCAGATCGTCTGGTCGCCCATGGCCATGGGCGTGCTCACCGGGAAGTACCTCCCGGGGCAGCCGCCCCCCGCCGGCAGCCGCGCCACCGACCCCAACGGCTCGCGCTTCATCGCCCGGTTCATGAAGGAGGACGTCCTCGCCCGCGTGCAGCGGCTCAAGCCGCTCGCCCAGGAGGCCGGCCTCACCATGGCCCAGCTCGCCGTCGCGTGGGTCCTCCAGAACCAGGCCGTCTCCTCCGCCATCATCGGCGCCTCCCGCCCGGAGCAGGTCCACGACACCGTGAAGGCCGCGGGCGTGAAGCTCTCGCCGGACCTGCTGCGCCGCATCGACGACGTGCTCGGCCCCATCGTCGAGCGCGACCCCGCCCTCACCGAGACCCCCGACCGGCGCCGGTGA
- a CDS encoding HAD family hydrolase: MPRNDLRGILFDLDGTLVDSLPDIIDTFLMAFPALRLPAPTYAQVRAHIGHPLDVMYRQFAPEPHVPALCAVYREHYPRNFLNRSRPYPGVVEALGTLRERGYLLSVATTKRSDMARRFVDAVGLGGLLHHVQGTDDFPHKPAPDVLLRALSALGTQGLWMVGDTTLDLRAGRAAGLRTYAVTWGTHPVEELRGESPDELQADLTRLVELLPPLA, encoded by the coding sequence ATGCCTCGCAACGACCTCCGTGGAATCCTCTTCGACCTCGATGGCACGCTGGTGGATTCGCTGCCGGACATCATCGACACCTTCTTGATGGCGTTCCCCGCGCTGCGACTGCCGGCGCCCACCTACGCGCAGGTGCGAGCCCACATCGGTCACCCGCTGGACGTCATGTATCGGCAGTTCGCTCCGGAGCCCCACGTGCCGGCGCTCTGCGCCGTGTACCGCGAGCACTACCCGCGCAACTTCCTCAACCGCTCGCGCCCCTATCCCGGCGTGGTGGAGGCCCTGGGGACGCTGCGCGAGCGCGGCTATCTGCTGTCCGTCGCCACCACCAAGCGCAGCGACATGGCCCGGCGCTTCGTGGACGCGGTGGGCCTGGGTGGGCTCCTGCACCACGTGCAGGGCACCGATGACTTCCCCCATAAACCCGCACCCGACGTGCTGCTGCGCGCACTTTCTGCGTTGGGGACGCAAGGATTGTGGATGGTGGGGGATACGACCCTGGACCTGCGGGCGGGCCGGGCCGCGGGGTTGCGCACCTACGCGGTCACCTGGGGCACGCATCCCGTCGAGGAGCTGAGGGGGGAATCCCCCGACGAGCTCCAGGCGGACCTGACACGGCTGGTGGAGCTGCTCCCTCCCCTGGCATGA
- a CDS encoding MarR family winged helix-turn-helix transcriptional regulator, producing MSSSSEDVERRGKPQPSGTEGEQAEPLSKQAWTLLFELMHAHMRNFPALAAEFELSPVQAHVVRQLGEGPLAMSTLANYLSCDASNVTGLVDRMEARGLVERRGSEQDRRVKMLVLTEAGVALRERLLERLAEPPESIASLTEPDLCALRDIMRRALKSQ from the coding sequence ATGAGCTCGAGCAGCGAAGACGTGGAGCGTCGTGGCAAGCCCCAGCCTTCCGGGACGGAGGGCGAGCAGGCGGAGCCCCTGTCCAAACAGGCATGGACGCTGCTGTTCGAGCTGATGCATGCGCACATGCGCAACTTCCCGGCGCTGGCGGCGGAGTTCGAGCTGTCCCCGGTGCAGGCGCACGTGGTGCGGCAGCTGGGGGAGGGCCCGCTGGCGATGAGCACGCTGGCCAACTACCTGTCGTGCGACGCGTCGAACGTGACGGGGCTGGTGGACCGGATGGAGGCGCGCGGGCTGGTGGAGCGGCGCGGCAGCGAGCAGGACCGGCGCGTGAAGATGCTCGTGCTGACGGAGGCGGGCGTGGCGCTGCGGGAGCGGCTGTTGGAGCGGCTGGCGGAGCCGCCGGAGTCCATCGCGTCGCTGACGGAGCCGGACCTGTGCGCGCTGCGCGACATCATGCGCCGGGCGCTCAAGTCGCAGTGA